From one Candidatus Edwardsbacteria bacterium genomic stretch:
- a CDS encoding peptidylprolyl isomerase, with the protein MQKEMPQKGDLVAVIKTNQGEMYFRLFDKLITEGVKNFTELARAGKYKDVPFHRIIKDFMIQGGDFANKNGTGGHSHKGPGTTIGDQYHPNLSHLRGALSYAKTSLPNSIGSQFFIVHPAKGVPFLDHPTDGGPAEGYTVFGQMYQGFEVLDAIAGTKTKANDNPVEPMTIIDIEIANF; encoded by the coding sequence ATGCAGAAAGAAATGCCCCAGAAAGGCGACCTGGTCGCCGTCATCAAAACCAACCAAGGCGAGATGTATTTTCGCTTGTTTGACAAACTGATAACCGAGGGGGTCAAGAATTTCACCGAGCTGGCCAGGGCCGGAAAATATAAGGATGTGCCCTTTCATCGCATCATCAAGGATTTCATGATCCAGGGCGGGGATTTTGCCAACAAAAACGGAACCGGTGGCCACTCCCACAAAGGGCCAGGCACCACCATCGGAGACCAGTATCATCCCAATCTTAGCCACCTTCGGGGGGCTCTGTCCTATGCCAAGACCAGCCTGCCGAACAGCATCGGCTCCCAGTTCTTCATTGTTCATCCGGCCAAGGGTGTTCCTTTCCTGGATCATCCCACCGACGGGGGACCGGCCGAGGGCTACACCGTATTCGGCCAGATGTATCAGGGCTTTGAGGTGCTGGATGCCATCGCCGGAACCAAGACCAAAGCCAACGACAATCCGGTTGAGCCGATGACCATCATCGATATCGAAATAGCAAATTTCTAA
- a CDS encoding ABC transporter ATP-binding protein/permease: MSDHNQHNEFAEESALGNIYDAKLVQRLLSLMRPYRWYIALAIVVLILVTAFELVLPYITKEAIDSFIKVSGRKMAITQEIPGTFRLAGDTVLVDVARLSREQQYRAGSWEKQGKLEKTSYYYFVSDGSDRAKRAVEVTQSNRDLFQQYGDLYLIKYDHLKKLPPSEIAVLRQKDIKGVLDFGMLFLLLLAISFGLNFVQIILVQLVGQRFMHSLRLRIFAKLQSIDMAFFDRNPVGRLVTRATNDVDAINEAFVSIFAQLFRDILLVLALMVVMLLLDVKLSLVAYLTIPLIVLWTIFFRIKARDIYRNIRVRLARLNATLQENLSGIRVIQIFQREKENIRRFGNINDDYLKSSLQEVLVMSFFRPMVEIISAVGLALIIYYGGGKVIASTLSLGTLVAFTTYLRMFFRPIQELTESYTVLQSAMASSERVFHLLDEPSRISLAEKPVDIGRPRGEIEFKDVVFEYVHGEPVLKNISFKVSPGEKIAFVGATGSGKTTIINLIARLYDIKSGQILLDGVDIRELDIWKLRSALGVVMQDVFLFSGDIKGNIRLNKPLSDQQVVDISRQVHADTFIERFPGQYDEEVKERGVTLSVGERQLLSFARALAFDPPVLVLDEATANIDTPTEKLIQDALAKLMQGRTSIVIAHRLSTIKHVDRIYVIHKGEIRESGSHQELLKKRGLYHNLYQLQLGGETI; the protein is encoded by the coding sequence ATGTCCGACCATAACCAACATAACGAGTTTGCCGAAGAATCGGCTCTGGGGAATATCTACGATGCCAAATTAGTGCAGCGCCTGCTGTCGCTGATGCGTCCCTACCGGTGGTATATTGCCCTGGCCATCGTGGTATTGATTTTAGTAACGGCATTCGAGCTGGTTCTGCCGTATATCACCAAAGAGGCCATCGACAGCTTCATAAAGGTTTCGGGTAGAAAGATGGCAATCACCCAGGAGATCCCGGGCACCTTTCGCCTGGCCGGCGACACGGTTCTGGTGGATGTGGCCAGATTAAGCAGGGAGCAGCAGTATCGGGCGGGGAGTTGGGAGAAACAGGGGAAGCTTGAAAAGACCAGCTATTACTACTTCGTGTCCGACGGCAGTGATCGGGCAAAAAGAGCCGTTGAGGTGACCCAGAGCAACCGCGATTTATTCCAGCAATACGGCGATCTGTATCTTATCAAATATGACCACCTGAAAAAACTTCCCCCTTCCGAGATCGCCGTTCTGCGCCAGAAGGACATCAAGGGGGTGCTCGACTTCGGGATGCTGTTCCTGCTGCTGCTGGCAATCAGCTTCGGGCTGAATTTTGTGCAGATAATACTGGTCCAGCTGGTGGGGCAGAGATTCATGCATTCCCTGAGGCTGAGGATATTCGCCAAGCTGCAGTCCATTGACATGGCTTTCTTCGACCGCAACCCGGTGGGCCGCTTAGTGACCAGGGCCACCAACGACGTGGATGCCATCAACGAGGCCTTCGTTTCGATATTCGCCCAGCTTTTCCGGGATATCCTGCTGGTGCTGGCCTTAATGGTGGTGATGCTTTTGCTGGATGTCAAACTGTCCCTGGTGGCCTATCTGACAATACCATTGATCGTATTGTGGACCATCTTCTTCAGGATAAAGGCCCGGGACATCTACCGCAATATCCGGGTGCGGCTGGCCAGGCTCAACGCCACCCTGCAGGAGAATCTCAGCGGAATACGGGTGATCCAGATATTCCAGAGAGAGAAAGAGAACATCCGCCGCTTTGGGAACATCAACGACGACTATCTAAAGAGCTCCCTGCAGGAGGTGCTGGTGATGTCGTTTTTCCGTCCGATGGTGGAAATAATATCGGCGGTGGGACTGGCCCTGATAATCTATTATGGCGGTGGCAAGGTGATAGCCAGCACCCTCTCTCTGGGGACCCTGGTGGCATTCACCACCTACCTGAGGATGTTCTTCCGTCCCATCCAGGAGCTGACCGAAAGCTATACCGTTCTGCAGTCGGCCATGGCCTCTTCGGAGAGGGTGTTCCATCTGCTGGACGAGCCTTCAAGGATCAGCCTGGCTGAAAAGCCGGTGGATATCGGCCGGCCCAGAGGAGAGATCGAATTCAAAGACGTCGTTTTTGAATATGTCCACGGGGAGCCGGTGCTGAAGAATATTTCGTTCAAGGTATCGCCGGGGGAAAAAATCGCCTTTGTGGGCGCCACCGGTTCGGGCAAGACCACCATCATCAACCTGATCGCCCGACTGTACGACATCAAGAGCGGGCAGATACTTTTGGACGGGGTGGATATCCGGGAGCTGGACATCTGGAAGCTGCGTTCCGCATTGGGCGTGGTGATGCAGGATGTGTTCCTGTTCTCCGGAGACATCAAGGGCAATATCAGGCTAAACAAACCGCTGAGCGATCAGCAAGTGGTTGATATCTCCCGGCAGGTGCATGCCGATACTTTCATCGAACGGTTTCCTGGCCAATACGACGAGGAAGTCAAGGAGCGGGGGGTAACGCTTTCGGTGGGCGAACGCCAGCTGCTGTCGTTTGCTCGGGCACTGGCCTTTGACCCCCCAGTGCTGGTGCTGGACGAGGCCACCGCCAATATCGATACCCCCACCGAGAAACTGATCCAGGATGCCCTGGCCAAACTGATGCAGGGCCGCACCTCCATCGTCATTGCCCATCGCCTATCCACCATCAAGCATGTGGATCGAATATATGTCATCCACAAGGGCGAGATCCGGGAGAGCGGCAGTCATCAGGAGTTGTTGAAAAAGCGCGGCTTGTATCATAATTTATACCAGCTTCAGCTGGGTGGAGAAACGATTTAA
- a CDS encoding class II aldolase/adducin family protein — MLYQNLLRQQIIKACRRLDQLGFVAASDGNVSSRVDDKDILITPSGLAKGELGPEQILLTDIEGRIIRGEGSTSSEIKMHLYAYRMRPDIKAVVHAHPPTATGFATAGISLTDPVLPEVILTVGPVPLAKYATPSTDEVPKSIAPYIKKHNAILLANHGVLTLGKDVTEALHRMERVEHLAKIMLVAGQLGGARKLNKNQLNKLLDTFKFI, encoded by the coding sequence ATGCTTTACCAAAACCTATTACGCCAGCAGATAATAAAAGCCTGCCGGCGCCTGGATCAGCTGGGCTTTGTGGCGGCCAGCGATGGAAATGTATCGTCCAGGGTGGATGACAAGGATATATTGATCACGCCCTCCGGCCTGGCCAAAGGTGAACTGGGGCCGGAACAGATACTGCTGACCGATATTGAGGGCCGAATAATAAGGGGAGAAGGAAGCACATCATCGGAGATCAAGATGCATCTGTATGCTTACCGGATGCGCCCGGATATAAAAGCGGTAGTGCACGCCCATCCTCCGACGGCCACCGGTTTTGCCACTGCCGGCATATCCCTGACCGATCCGGTCCTTCCGGAAGTAATATTGACCGTGGGGCCGGTTCCCCTGGCAAAATACGCAACTCCCTCAACCGATGAGGTGCCGAAGTCCATCGCGCCGTACATCAAAAAGCACAACGCCATTCTGCTGGCCAATCACGGGGTGTTAACCTTGGGAAAGGATGTTACCGAGGCCTTGCACCGGATGGAGAGGGTGGAGCACCTGGCCAAGATCATGTTGGTGGCCGGACAGCTGGGCGGGGCCAGAAAATTAAATAAAAATCAGTTAAACAAGCTGCTTGACACTTTCAAGTTTATTTGA
- a CDS encoding amidohydrolase family protein — translation MIDCHSHLSQFDAIGQTGFTLMDWLKNHIYPAEVCLSNKKNAENISQRYFQALLSTGITFTALYTNFNNGVLAARRQAEKAGIRAIVGYTLMDRAVPGSLKQNPVKTIAECRALSGLFKKNGKERLHFSLNPRFAPACTPGYLKMIAQLAQKEDLYIQTHLSENLFEVSAVKRAFPMIKSYAEVYDRFGLLTEKTLLAHCIHLSPAERELIRKRGCGVVHCPSSNLFLHSGRFPLEHWKYYPKLALGSDIAAGPSFSMLDVMRDGYYANIQKLSGLFYMATLGGAKTLGMGGTIGNLKKGKQADFVVLKTNHTKNASAEDVLSRIIFRSGQVEIKKVFIAGQKVWSQPYKSDGQS, via the coding sequence TTGATAGATTGTCACAGCCATCTGTCGCAGTTCGACGCCATCGGGCAGACCGGCTTCACTTTGATGGACTGGCTGAAGAACCATATTTACCCGGCAGAGGTATGCCTTAGCAACAAGAAAAATGCCGAAAATATCTCTCAAAGATATTTTCAGGCTCTTTTGTCCACCGGAATAACTTTTACGGCGTTGTATACCAACTTCAACAACGGAGTGCTGGCCGCCCGCCGCCAGGCGGAAAAGGCCGGCATCAGGGCCATCGTCGGATATACCCTTATGGACCGGGCGGTCCCGGGAAGCCTCAAGCAAAACCCAGTAAAGACCATAGCGGAGTGCCGGGCGCTATCTGGTCTTTTTAAAAAGAACGGAAAGGAACGTCTGCATTTTTCCCTTAATCCCAGGTTTGCCCCGGCCTGTACCCCCGGTTATCTTAAAATGATAGCCCAGTTGGCCCAAAAAGAGGATCTGTATATTCAGACCCACCTTTCGGAGAATTTGTTCGAGGTTTCGGCAGTAAAAAGGGCCTTCCCCATGATCAAATCCTATGCCGAGGTCTATGACCGCTTCGGCCTGCTGACGGAAAAGACCCTGCTGGCGCATTGCATCCATTTGTCGCCAGCCGAACGGGAACTGATACGGAAAAGAGGCTGCGGGGTGGTCCATTGCCCGTCATCCAATCTATTCCTGCATTCCGGCAGGTTCCCGTTGGAACACTGGAAGTATTATCCCAAGCTGGCGCTGGGATCCGATATCGCCGCCGGGCCGTCGTTTTCCATGCTGGATGTGATGCGCGACGGATATTATGCCAATATCCAGAAGCTCTCCGGGCTTTTCTACATGGCTACCCTGGGCGGGGCCAAAACACTGGGAATGGGGGGAACTATCGGGAATTTAAAAAAAGGCAAGCAAGCTGACTTTGTTGTTCTAAAGACAAATCATACAAAGAACGCCTCAGCCGAAGATGTATTATCCCGTATCATTTTCCGTTCCGGCCAGGTGGAGATAAAAAAAGTTTTCATCGCCGGCCAGAAGGTCTGGTCCCAGCCATACAAAAGTGATGGCCAATCTTAA
- the ligA gene encoding NAD-dependent DNA ligase LigA produces the protein MARSSTKNEITKLRQEIKKHDRLYYVLARPEISDGEYDALMRRLIELEKQHPDLVAPDSPTQRVGGAPLPGFTQVRHPAPMLSLDNTYNEEDLREFDQRVSKGLVGQSYRYVVELKIDGVAVALFYRGGLLEYGATRGDGAKGDDITANLKTIRSIPLSLDASESELEVRGEVYLSKKEFARLNDIKQQEGQAVFANPRNAAAGSLKQLDPRAVARRKLSIFVYGMGRPPGKLDRHYQAMKFLKDLGFKVNPNIELCQDISQVIDYCNQWEQKRDALDYEIDGMVIKVDSYAQQRQLGATSHSPRWAIAYKFPARQAATILRSVEFSLGRTGVVTPVANLEPVLLSGSVVSRATLHNDDELKRKDLHYGDTVIIEKAGEIIPQVVKVLVEKRDSKAGPVVMPQDCPICHTPLKRLEGEVAWRCENLSCPAQVKGRIEHFASRGAMDIDGLGPAVVELLVTQELIKDFGDLYDLKKTDLLPLERMGEKSADNLIAAIEKSKDSPFWRVIYSLGIIHVGTQGARELSNRFEDMDSLTSAGCEEISQIYGLGPAVGQSVENFFRNPQNLKVLGKLKRSGVRMISDSSTGYGGVFSGMVVVLTGGLDGYTREQAAELIISQGGNVGSAVSKKTSLVVAGSDPGSKAKKAQKLDVKIIDEKEFTKMVKGL, from the coding sequence ATGGCCCGAAGCTCAACTAAAAATGAGATAACAAAGCTCCGCCAGGAGATAAAAAAACACGACCGCCTGTATTATGTGCTGGCCCGACCGGAGATTTCCGATGGGGAATACGATGCCCTGATGCGCCGTTTGATCGAATTGGAAAAACAGCACCCCGATCTGGTGGCTCCCGACTCTCCCACCCAGCGGGTGGGCGGAGCGCCCCTGCCGGGTTTTACCCAGGTAAGGCATCCGGCCCCGATGCTGTCGCTGGATAACACCTACAACGAAGAGGATCTGCGGGAATTCGACCAACGGGTCAGCAAAGGCCTGGTCGGACAGAGCTATCGTTATGTGGTGGAGCTGAAGATCGACGGGGTGGCGGTGGCTCTTTTTTACCGCGGCGGTCTTTTGGAATACGGAGCCACCCGCGGGGACGGAGCCAAGGGCGACGATATCACCGCCAATTTGAAGACCATAAGATCGATCCCCTTAAGCCTTGATGCTTCGGAGTCGGAACTGGAGGTCCGGGGCGAGGTCTATCTCTCCAAAAAAGAATTTGCCCGGTTGAATGACATCAAGCAGCAGGAGGGCCAGGCCGTCTTTGCCAATCCCCGCAATGCCGCCGCCGGATCGTTGAAACAGTTGGACCCCCGGGCCGTGGCCCGGCGAAAGCTTTCCATTTTCGTCTACGGCATGGGCCGCCCCCCAGGGAAACTGGATCGGCATTATCAGGCGATGAAATTCCTGAAGGACCTGGGGTTCAAGGTAAATCCGAATATAGAATTATGTCAAGACATCTCGCAGGTCATAGATTACTGTAACCAATGGGAGCAGAAGCGGGATGCCCTGGATTACGAGATAGACGGCATGGTCATCAAGGTGGATTCCTATGCCCAGCAGAGGCAGTTGGGCGCCACCAGCCACAGTCCACGCTGGGCCATCGCCTATAAATTTCCGGCTCGCCAGGCGGCCACGATTCTGCGTTCGGTGGAGTTCAGCCTGGGGCGGACCGGAGTTGTCACCCCGGTGGCCAACCTGGAGCCAGTGCTGCTGTCCGGCAGCGTTGTCTCCCGGGCCACCCTGCATAATGATGATGAGCTTAAAAGAAAGGACCTGCATTACGGCGATACAGTGATCATCGAGAAAGCCGGAGAGATCATCCCCCAGGTGGTCAAAGTTTTGGTTGAGAAACGTGATAGCAAGGCCGGACCCGTCGTCATGCCGCAAGATTGCCCGATCTGCCATACCCCCCTGAAAAGGCTGGAGGGAGAAGTGGCCTGGCGCTGCGAAAACTTATCCTGCCCGGCCCAGGTCAAGGGACGGATCGAACATTTCGCCTCCCGGGGAGCCATGGACATCGACGGACTGGGCCCGGCGGTGGTGGAGTTGCTGGTCACTCAGGAATTGATAAAGGATTTCGGAGATCTCTATGATCTCAAGAAGACCGACCTCCTGCCGCTGGAACGGATGGGCGAAAAATCCGCCGATAACTTGATCGCCGCCATAGAAAAAAGCAAAGACAGCCCTTTCTGGCGGGTGATATATTCCCTGGGGATAATTCACGTAGGGACCCAAGGGGCCCGGGAGCTGTCCAATCGGTTTGAAGACATGGACTCTCTGACCTCGGCCGGCTGCGAGGAGATTTCTCAGATATACGGTCTGGGCCCGGCGGTGGGCCAAAGCGTGGAGAATTTTTTCCGCAATCCGCAGAACCTGAAAGTGCTGGGGAAATTAAAACGCTCCGGGGTCAGAATGATATCGGACTCTTCCACCGGATACGGCGGGGTATTTTCTGGGATGGTCGTGGTGCTTACCGGAGGGCTGGATGGCTACACCCGGGAGCAGGCTGCGGAACTGATAATCAGCCAGGGGGGAAATGTCGGTTCAGCGGTTTCAAAAAAGACCAGTCTGGTGGTGGCCGGAAGCGACCCCGGTTCTAAAGCCAAGAAGGCCCAGAAGCTGGATGTGAAAATAATCGATGAAAAGGAATTCACCAAGATGGTAAAAGGTTTATGA